One part of the Parabacteroides distasonis ATCC 8503 genome encodes these proteins:
- the rpsG gene encoding 30S ribosomal protein S7 has translation MRKAKPKKRQILPDPVFGDVKVTRFVNHLMYDGKKNTAFEIFYSALETVKGKLPNEEKSALEIWKAALDNITPQVEVKSRRVGGATFQVPTEIRPDRKESISMKNLIIFARKRGGKTMADKLSAEIVDAFNNQGGAFKRKEDMHRMAEANRAFAHFRF, from the coding sequence ATGAGAAAAGCAAAACCAAAGAAAAGACAGATCCTTCCGGATCCTGTTTTCGGTGATGTAAAGGTTACGAGATTCGTTAACCATTTGATGTATGATGGCAAGAAAAATACTGCCTTCGAAATTTTCTATTCCGCTTTGGAAACCGTTAAGGGCAAATTGCCTAACGAGGAAAAGTCCGCTCTCGAAATTTGGAAAGCTGCGCTTGATAACATTACTCCTCAAGTCGAAGTTAAGTCACGCCGTGTAGGTGGTGCTACATTCCAAGTCCCTACTGAAATCCGCCCGGATCGTAAAGAGTCAATTTCTATGAAGAACCTTATTATCTTCGCTCGTAAACGTGGAGGTAAGACTATGGCTGACAAGTTGTCTGCAGAGATTGTAGATGCTTTCAATAACCAAGGTGGCGCATTCAAAAGAAAAGAAGATATGCACCGTATGGCTGAGGCTAACCGTGCGTTCGCTCACTTCAGATTTTAA
- the rpsL gene encoding 30S ribosomal protein S12: protein MPTIQQLVRKGRETLVEKGKSPALDACPQRRGVCVRVYTTTPKKPNSAMRKVARVRLTNGKEVNSYIPGEGHNLQEHSIVLVRGGRVKDLPGVRYHIVRGTLDTAGVNGRTQRRSKYGAKRPKPGQAAAAAKGKKK, encoded by the coding sequence ATGCCTACAATTCAGCAATTAGTTAGAAAAGGAAGGGAAACTTTGGTGGAGAAGGGTAAATCACCCGCATTGGACGCTTGTCCTCAAAGACGTGGCGTTTGCGTACGTGTTTACACTACGACTCCGAAGAAACCTAACTCTGCAATGCGTAAAGTAGCGAGAGTACGTTTGACAAATGGTAAGGAAGTTAACTCCTATATTCCGGGAGAAGGACACAACTTGCAAGAGCACTCTATCGTATTGGTACGTGGTGGTCGTGTAAAGGACCTTCCGGGTGTGCGTTATCACATCGTACGTGGTACGTTGGATACAGCGGGTGTTAACGGCCGTACGCAAAGACGTTCCAAATATGGAGCTAAGCGTCCGAAACCGGGTCAAGCAGCAGCTGCCGCAAAAGGTAAGAAGAAGTAA
- a CDS encoding HU family DNA-binding protein, with the protein MAAKYDFYKTPVSKDSTKRPRFHARIVSSGTIDTDDLAKRIHGRCTVTPADVAAVLISLSEVTAEYLREGKRVHIDGLGYLQVTLQCPAVQSTHEIRAESIRFKSVAFRPEVELKDSLKTMTLERAKYKSHSRQLEPDRIDQLLASYFAEHEYMTRVAFQRLCGLTSSTASRRLHQFVEAGKLRDIGTRHQSLYVPVR; encoded by the coding sequence ATGGCAGCAAAATATGACTTTTACAAGACTCCGGTATCGAAGGACAGCACGAAGCGTCCTCGTTTTCACGCACGTATCGTATCATCCGGCACGATCGATACGGATGATCTGGCCAAACGTATCCATGGACGGTGTACCGTCACGCCGGCAGACGTAGCCGCCGTGCTTATCTCTTTAAGCGAGGTGACAGCGGAATATTTGCGTGAAGGAAAACGTGTACATATCGATGGGTTGGGGTATTTGCAAGTCACGTTGCAATGCCCGGCCGTACAATCCACGCACGAGATACGTGCGGAGTCCATCCGTTTCAAGTCCGTGGCTTTCCGTCCCGAGGTAGAGCTGAAAGATAGCTTGAAGACGATGACGCTGGAACGAGCCAAGTACAAATCCCATTCCCGCCAATTGGAGCCTGATCGTATCGACCAATTGCTCGCGAGTTATTTTGCCGAGCATGAATATATGACCCGTGTCGCCTTCCAGCGGCTTTGCGGCCTGACGAGCAGTACGGCCAGCCGCCGCCTGCATCAATTTGTCGAGGCGGGTAAATTGCGTGATATCGGCACCCGCCACCAGTCGCTTTACGTGCCAGTGAGGTAA
- a CDS encoding VapE domain-containing protein — protein MKTVLDFLGQLWLRFLKPDGSITVPHPNEGKAKRSSNSNSILQKSLETFLQERIEFHFNLLSEETEYRYKQLETDRFYPVTQRDLNSICMEARRTGIDCRDRDVNRFVYSKEVKEYHPFRQYMEWLPEWDGKDRVSDLARRVSSEPLWVEGFHRWMLALASQWMGSDRMHANSLAPILVSERQGCQKSTFCKSLMPSSLVRYYTDSVDLSASTQMEQKLGLFGLINLDEFDRLPDRKMALLKNWMQMAGMNVRKAHAKHSPPTPPSLIYWHYEPEEPIKRPHGKPPFPMRGGAKQD, from the coding sequence ATGAAAACTGTATTGGATTTTTTAGGCCAATTATGGCTTCGCTTCTTAAAACCGGACGGGTCGATCACCGTACCACACCCAAACGAAGGTAAAGCGAAACGATCGAGCAACAGCAACTCTATCCTTCAAAAGAGTCTGGAGACTTTCCTCCAAGAACGGATCGAATTCCACTTCAACTTGTTGAGCGAGGAGACTGAATATCGATACAAACAATTGGAAACGGATCGCTTCTATCCGGTGACGCAACGTGACCTAAATAGCATTTGCATGGAGGCAAGACGGACGGGGATCGATTGCAGGGATCGGGATGTGAATCGTTTCGTATATTCAAAAGAAGTAAAAGAGTATCATCCTTTCCGGCAATATATGGAGTGGTTACCCGAATGGGACGGGAAAGACCGGGTAAGCGATCTGGCACGACGGGTCTCCTCAGAACCGTTATGGGTGGAGGGGTTTCATCGCTGGATGCTCGCCTTGGCCTCGCAATGGATGGGTTCGGACCGAATGCACGCAAATAGCTTGGCTCCCATTTTAGTCAGCGAGCGTCAAGGATGTCAGAAGTCTACCTTTTGCAAGTCGCTGATGCCTTCTTCGCTAGTCCGCTATTACACGGATAGCGTAGACCTTAGCGCCTCGACGCAAATGGAGCAGAAGCTTGGATTGTTCGGACTCATCAACCTCGATGAGTTCGACCGGTTGCCCGACCGTAAAATGGCTTTACTGAAAAATTGGATGCAGATGGCCGGAATGAACGTACGCAAGGCACACGCCAAGCATTCCCCCCCTACCCCGCCTAGCCTCATTTATTGGCACTACGAACCAGAAGAACCTATTAAGCGACCCCACGGGAAGCCGCCGTTTCCTATGCGTGGAGGTGCAAAGCAAGATTAA
- the mutL gene encoding DNA mismatch repair endonuclease MutL, which translates to MSDIIHLLPDHIANQIAAGEVIQRPASVVKELVENAVDAGASNIQVNIKDAGKTLIQVIDDGKGMSETDARMAFERHATSKISTAEDLFSLHTMGFRGEALASIAAVAHIELRTRARGTELGTCLSIAGSNLESIEPEACNEGSIFSVKNLFFNVPARRKFLKSNETEFRNIINEFERIALVNPQVGMSLYHNDAEIFNLPESGLRQRIINIYGKSLNQKLLSLDAQSSMVTISGFVGRPDSAKKRGALQFFFVNGRYMKHPYFHKAIMQAYEQLIPAGDMPNYFVYFTLDPSSIDVNIHPTKTEIKFENEQPIWQILMAATREALAKSSAIPTIDFDVEDAIDIPVYNPVKKSEPSTYKAPKVQVDSSYNPFDTTSYKKPEFDWSKLYQGFENDRVAVQRESETFEDAPIEELPAEASDPEKLFTEVSNPCYQYKGRYIVTSLKSGLAIIDQHRAHVRILFDQYLSNIRQQQGVSQQVLFPEIVEFTAAEAAVLPSLLEDLCFVGFDLSNLGNDNYAINGLPAGIENLDPVNLVKDIVDRAIETGCAVHEKICEAIALSLAKAAAIRPGKSLSLEEMDHLIASLFSCSDSNLTPDGKTIISMLTDEELERRFKC; encoded by the coding sequence ATGAGCGATATCATTCATTTACTTCCGGACCATATCGCCAATCAAATCGCGGCGGGAGAGGTGATTCAACGTCCGGCCTCTGTCGTTAAAGAGTTGGTCGAGAATGCGGTGGACGCTGGCGCTTCCAATATCCAAGTGAACATTAAGGATGCGGGTAAGACATTGATACAGGTGATCGATGACGGGAAAGGTATGTCCGAGACGGATGCTCGCATGGCTTTTGAGCGGCACGCTACTTCTAAGATTTCTACGGCCGAGGATTTATTCTCTTTGCATACGATGGGTTTCCGAGGTGAGGCATTGGCCTCTATCGCCGCTGTCGCCCATATAGAGTTGCGTACCCGGGCTAGAGGGACCGAGCTTGGCACTTGCCTATCCATCGCGGGTTCCAATCTGGAGAGTATCGAGCCGGAGGCTTGTAACGAGGGAAGTATCTTCTCGGTAAAGAATCTTTTCTTTAATGTTCCCGCCCGCCGGAAATTCTTGAAGTCGAATGAGACGGAATTCCGGAATATCATCAATGAGTTCGAGCGAATCGCCTTGGTGAATCCGCAGGTGGGTATGTCTCTTTATCATAATGATGCGGAGATATTCAATCTGCCCGAGTCGGGGTTACGTCAGCGCATCATTAATATATATGGTAAGAGTTTAAACCAGAAGTTGCTCTCTCTGGATGCCCAAAGTTCCATGGTGACTATTTCCGGTTTCGTGGGGCGTCCGGACTCGGCGAAGAAGCGAGGGGCATTGCAGTTTTTTTTTGTGAATGGTCGTTATATGAAGCATCCTTATTTCCATAAGGCGATCATGCAGGCCTATGAGCAATTGATTCCTGCCGGGGATATGCCGAATTATTTTGTTTATTTCACGTTGGATCCCTCCTCGATCGATGTCAATATCCATCCGACAAAGACGGAGATTAAGTTTGAGAACGAGCAACCGATCTGGCAGATCTTGATGGCCGCTACCCGGGAGGCGTTGGCTAAATCGAGCGCTATCCCTACGATTGATTTCGATGTGGAGGACGCGATCGATATTCCTGTTTACAACCCGGTCAAGAAAAGTGAGCCTAGTACTTATAAGGCCCCGAAAGTGCAAGTGGATTCCAGTTATAATCCGTTTGACACTACTTCCTATAAAAAACCGGAATTCGATTGGTCTAAATTATATCAAGGGTTTGAGAACGACCGAGTGGCTGTCCAACGGGAGTCCGAGACTTTCGAGGATGCCCCGATCGAGGAATTGCCGGCCGAGGCTTCGGATCCGGAAAAACTGTTTACGGAGGTAAGCAATCCTTGCTATCAATATAAAGGGCGATATATCGTGACATCCTTGAAATCGGGTCTGGCGATTATTGACCAGCATCGTGCGCATGTGCGTATCTTGTTTGACCAATACCTGTCGAATATCCGTCAGCAACAAGGTGTATCCCAACAAGTCTTATTCCCGGAGATCGTAGAGTTTACCGCTGCCGAGGCGGCTGTACTGCCTTCCTTATTGGAGGATTTGTGCTTCGTCGGCTTTGATCTGAGCAATCTGGGAAATGACAATTACGCGATCAATGGCCTGCCCGCCGGTATAGAGAACCTTGATCCGGTAAATTTGGTAAAGGATATCGTGGACCGGGCGATCGAGACCGGATGCGCAGTGCATGAGAAAATCTGCGAGGCCATCGCCTTGTCTTTAGCCAAAGCCGCCGCTATCCGTCCCGGCAAATCCTTATCCTTGGAAGAGATGGATCATCTGATCGCCTCCCTGTTCTCTTGTTCGGACTCGAACCTGACCCCGGATGGAAAGACGATTATCTCCATGCTGACAGATGAGGAGCTGGAGAGAAGATTTAAGTGCTAG
- a CDS encoding OstA-like protein, producing MRLINRLFLALLSCALSVGVFAQTQDSTVVAAKDSVAPKKTKVFLEHANTLSFDKERNAEAQVLNGDVCFRHDSSYMYCDSAYFFEQTNSLEAFSNVRMEQGDTLFVYGNYLFYDGNTQIAYLRENVRMENGQVTLFTDSLNYERIPDIGYYFDGGLIVDSLNQLSSFYGQYSPSTKLAIFNDSVRLENEQFTLYSDTLHYNTDSKIATILGPSIIVSDSGTIYSSRGWYDTVNNTSLLLDRSQVVSGDRILTGDSIAYNRELGFGEAFGNMSLQDTAQHVMLEGQYGFYNEKSEYAFATDSARFLEFSQGDTLFLHGDTLKMTTVDSLYREVKAYYGVRFYRTDMQGVCDSMQFNTRDSILYMYTDPIVWNEQYQIYGDTILIFMNDSSIDFAHVKQFAFAIQQIDSTAFNQLKGNDLKAYFEGQVVNQIDVSGNAESIFFPLEKDGSMVGMNETKSGFLTIWLKDNKLDKLKIWPTPTGTMTPIPDLKPDQKYLKDFYWFDYIRPKDKDDIYQVVKRKAQDAPKRSNKFVH from the coding sequence ATGAGACTAATTAACAGGTTATTTCTAGCGCTCTTATCGTGTGCTTTATCGGTTGGCGTATTTGCGCAAACGCAAGATAGCACGGTGGTAGCCGCCAAAGATAGTGTCGCTCCCAAGAAGACGAAGGTCTTTTTGGAGCATGCGAATACGCTTTCGTTCGATAAGGAGAGGAACGCCGAGGCTCAAGTACTGAATGGTGATGTTTGTTTTCGCCATGATAGTTCGTATATGTATTGCGATAGCGCATATTTCTTTGAGCAGACCAATTCCTTGGAAGCGTTTAGTAATGTCCGGATGGAACAAGGGGATACCTTGTTCGTGTATGGAAATTACCTGTTTTACGATGGAAATACCCAGATCGCTTATTTGCGGGAGAATGTCCGCATGGAGAATGGGCAGGTTACCCTGTTTACGGATAGCTTGAACTATGAGCGAATCCCGGATATCGGATATTATTTCGACGGAGGTCTGATTGTCGATTCCTTGAATCAGCTCTCTTCTTTTTATGGGCAATATTCGCCTAGTACGAAATTGGCTATCTTCAATGATAGCGTCCGTCTGGAGAATGAGCAATTCACGTTGTATTCCGATACCTTGCATTATAATACGGACTCGAAGATCGCCACGATCCTCGGACCATCCATAATCGTCTCGGATAGCGGCACGATCTATTCTTCCAGAGGTTGGTACGATACCGTGAATAATACCTCTTTGCTATTGGATCGTTCTCAGGTGGTTTCCGGCGACCGTATCTTGACGGGCGACTCTATCGCCTACAACCGGGAACTGGGTTTTGGGGAAGCGTTCGGTAATATGAGTCTGCAAGACACGGCGCAGCATGTCATGCTGGAAGGCCAATATGGCTTTTACAATGAGAAGAGCGAGTATGCTTTCGCTACGGATAGCGCCCGTTTCTTGGAATTCAGCCAAGGGGATACATTGTTTCTGCATGGTGATACCTTGAAGATGACTACGGTGGACTCCCTTTACCGGGAAGTAAAAGCTTATTACGGCGTCCGTTTCTATCGGACGGATATGCAAGGTGTTTGCGATTCGATGCAGTTTAATACAAGAGACTCTATATTATATATGTATACGGACCCTATCGTTTGGAATGAACAGTATCAGATCTATGGGGATACGATCTTGATATTTATGAATGATAGCTCGATCGATTTCGCTCACGTGAAGCAATTCGCTTTCGCAATACAGCAAATCGATTCTACCGCATTCAATCAATTAAAGGGAAATGACTTGAAGGCTTATTTCGAGGGACAGGTCGTGAATCAGATCGATGTGTCGGGCAACGCCGAATCTATATTTTTCCCCTTGGAGAAGGACGGTTCGATGGTCGGCATGAACGAGACCAAAAGCGGTTTCCTTACGATCTGGCTAAAAGACAATAAGTTGGATAAACTGAAAATCTGGCCGACTCCAACAGGTACGATGACCCCTATTCCTGATTTGAAGCCCGACCAGAAATACTTGAAAGACTTTTATTGGTTTGATTATATCCGTCCTAAAGACAAGGATGATATTTATCAGGTCGTGAAAAGAAAAGCTCAAGATGCTCCGAAAAGAAGCAATAAATTCGTACATTAG